One Narcine bancroftii isolate sNarBan1 chromosome 3, sNarBan1.hap1, whole genome shotgun sequence DNA window includes the following coding sequences:
- the LOC138757400 gene encoding uncharacterized protein isoform X2, whose amino-acid sequence MEDPVDMDLDATERGSAEVTVPGSGEAALSTENTASGPRCKRQRLMKGQVLAKELQVMMLALDREDSKRDCQCAEEALDHERVMLADQREDEEATRHSEVEKHAQSMSEFVASLWGLSPAMDRQSVIFNRLVTRLETSPSLFPQSYGQPQPMYLAPPSRMPFHSTPVHHSSGHFGMTEMLGSGTGSSSSPSNTFIAGMRFVSE is encoded by the exons ATGGAGGACCCAGTAGACATGGATTTGGATGCCACTGAGAGAGGAAGTGCAGAGGTCACTGTCCCTGGAAGTGGCGAGGCGGCACTCTCAACAGAGAATACAG CCTCTGGTCCCAGATGCAAGCGCCAGCGACTGATGAAGGGGCAGGTTCTCGCGAAGGAGCTGCAGGTGATGATGTTGGCACTTGACAGGGAGGACAGTAAGAGAGACTGCCAGTGTGCAGAGGAGGCGCTGGACCATGAGAGAGTCATGCTCGCCGACCAGAGGGAGGATGAGGAAGCAACGCGCCACTCCGAAGTGGAGAAGCATGCCCAGTCGATGTCTGAATTTGTAGCTTCCCTGTGGGGTCTGAGTCCCGCAATGGACAGGCAGTCAGTCATCTTCAACAGATTGGTCACACGATTGGAGACCTCCCCATCCCTATTCCCACAATCATATGGTCAGCCTCAACCCATGTACCTGGCCCCTCCATCGCGCatgccatttcattccacacCAGTGCATCACAGTAGTGGACACTTTGGCATGACTGAGATGCTGGGGTCCGGGACAGGTTCCTCATCTTCCCCCTCCAACACTTTCATTGCTGGAATGAGGTTTGTGTCAGAATAA
- the LOC138757400 gene encoding uncharacterized protein isoform X1: MGYRLCNQTTLTFPLASSKIYPCAFLSLQEERHDVAIRATLLEHQQPMFISGTVFSSGPRCKRQRLMKGQVLAKELQVMMLALDREDSKRDCQCAEEALDHERVMLADQREDEEATRHSEVEKHAQSMSEFVASLWGLSPAMDRQSVIFNRLVTRLETSPSLFPQSYGQPQPMYLAPPSRMPFHSTPVHHSSGHFGMTEMLGSGTGSSSSPSNTFIAGMRFVSE; encoded by the exons ATGG GCTACAGACTGTGTAACCAAACAACTCTTACTTTCCCACTAGCCTCATCAAAAATCTACCCGTGTGCTTTCCTTAGTTTGCAAGAAGAGCGACACGATGTAGCCATTCGCGCAACACTACTAGAGCACCAGCAACCCATGTTCATATCCGGCACtgttttct CCTCTGGTCCCAGATGCAAGCGCCAGCGACTGATGAAGGGGCAGGTTCTCGCGAAGGAGCTGCAGGTGATGATGTTGGCACTTGACAGGGAGGACAGTAAGAGAGACTGCCAGTGTGCAGAGGAGGCGCTGGACCATGAGAGAGTCATGCTCGCCGACCAGAGGGAGGATGAGGAAGCAACGCGCCACTCCGAAGTGGAGAAGCATGCCCAGTCGATGTCTGAATTTGTAGCTTCCCTGTGGGGTCTGAGTCCCGCAATGGACAGGCAGTCAGTCATCTTCAACAGATTGGTCACACGATTGGAGACCTCCCCATCCCTATTCCCACAATCATATGGTCAGCCTCAACCCATGTACCTGGCCCCTCCATCGCGCatgccatttcattccacacCAGTGCATCACAGTAGTGGACACTTTGGCATGACTGAGATGCTGGGGTCCGGGACAGGTTCCTCATCTTCCCCCTCCAACACTTTCATTGCTGGAATGAGGTTTGTGTCAGAATAA